CGGGCTTCTTTGTAGATTGGAGTACATCGGAGTTGGGGGCATCTGCGGTGGAGGCAAGGGCAATGCCTCTTGCATTCACGCAGGCAATACAAGATTATAGTGCAAGCAGAAGATCAGGATGAATCGTGGGGCGGATGTGGCCTGTATGCCTTAGAATAGCTGTCTCTGAATCTTTCCTGTGCGATAACGTTGCAACACCTTAATACCTATGAGCAGTAAAAAAGTTCAGGAACGATCTTCCAAGTCTGGCGCAGGCGCCGGAACGACCTCGTCCGCAGCGTCCGCCAACGGCTACAAACGCACCCCCACCGAGCGCCAGCCGCTGCCCAATCGCCTGGTCAAGCTGCTGTCCGAAGCGCGCTGGCTGGCGCTGGCCGTGCTCGGCCTTTATTTCGTGCTGATCCTGGCCAGCTACAACAAGCTCGACCCCGGCTGGTCGCACGAAACGCTGGTGCCCAAGGTGACCAACCTCGGCGGCCGCGCCGGCGCCTGGCTGTCCGACTTACTGCTGTACATCTTCGGCATCTCGGCCTGGTGGTGGGCGTTTTGCGTGCTGCGCTACGTGTGGCAAGGTTACCGTAGCCTCACGCAAAAATTTGTCATGACCAAGCCTGCCGAGCCCGAGCATGCGCAAGAGCCGCTGATACGCGGTATCGGCTTCGTGCTGCTGTTCGTCGGCAGCGTGGGGCTCGAATACCTGCGCCTCGGTTCGCTCACGCGCCACGCAGAGTTGCCGCGCGTCTCGGGCGGCGTTTTGGGCGAGCTGATCGGCCATTCGGCGCACGTGGCGTTCGGCTTTACCGGCGCCACCTTGCTGCTGCTGTTGTTGTTCGGCCTCGGTTTTTCGCTGTTCTTCCAGGTCTCGTGGCTGGCGCTGGCCGAGCGCATCGGCTTCACGATCGAATCGGGCATCGTCTGGTTCATCCAGCGCTACCAGTACCGCGAAGACCGCCGCCAGGGTGAAGTCGCTGCCGTCAAGCGCGAGGAAACCGTGGTGATCGAGCGCGCCAAGCACGTGGAAAAACATCCGGTCGCCGCGCCGATCGTCAAGATCGAGCCGCAAGTGGTCACCGTGGTCAAATCCGAGCGCGTGGAAAAGGAGCGCCAGGCCAGCCTGTTCCAGGACCTGAACGGCAATCCGCAGCTGCCTACCTTGTCGCTGCTGGACGAGGCGCCCGAGGTGCAGGAAACCGTGGCGGTCGAAACGCTGGAATTCACCAGCCGCCTGATCGAGAAAAAGCTGTCGGACTTCGGCGTCGAAGCCAAGGTCGTGGCCGCCTATCCGGGCCCGGTCGTCACCCGCTACGAAATCGAACCGGCCACCGGCGTCAAGGGCAGCCAGATCGTGGGCCTGGCGCGCGACCTGGCGCGTTCGCTGTCGCTGACCTCGATCCGCGTGGTGGAAACCATTCCCGGTAAAAACTTCATGGCGCTGGAACTGCCCAACGCCAAGCGCCAGATCGTGCGCCTGTCGGAGATTGTCGGTTCCAAGGTCTATAACGACAACCCGTCGCCGCTCACCGTCGCGCTGGGCAAGGACATCGCCGGCAAGGCTGTGGTGGCCGACCTGGCCAAGATGCCGCACTTGCTCGTTGCCGGTACCACCGGCTCCGGTAAATCGGTCGGTATCAATGCGACGATTTTGTCGCTGCTGTACAAGTCCGACCCGGCCGACGTGCGCATGATCCTGATCGATCCGAAGATGCTGGAAATGTCGGTGTACGAAGGCATTCCGCACTTGCTGGCCCCGGTCGTGACCGACATGCGCCAGGCCGGCCACGCCCTCAACTGGGCGGTGAACGAGATGGAACGCCGGTACAAGCTGATGTCCAAGCTCGGCGTGCGTAACCTGGCCGGCTACAACGCCAAGATTGCCGAGGCGACCAAGCGCGAGGAACACATCCCGAACCCGTTCAGCCTCACGCCCGATTCGCCGGAACCGCTGGAAAAACTGCCGACCATCGTCATCATCATCGACGAGCTGGCCGACCTGATGATGGTCGTCGGCAAGAAGGTAGAAGAGTTGATCGCCCGTATCGCGCAAAAAGCGCGCGCCGCCGGCTTGCACTTGATTTTGGCTACCCAGCGCCCATCTGTGGATGTGATTACCGGCCTGATCAAGGCGAACATTCCGACCCGGATCGCGTTCCAGGTTTCGTCCAAGATCGACTCGCGCACCATTCTCGACCAGATGGGCGCGGAGACCCTGCTGGGCATGGGCGACATGTTGTACATGCCGCCTGGTACCGGCCTGCCGGTGCGCGTGCACGGCGCCTTCGTGTCGGATGAAGAGGTGCACCGCGTGGTGGCGCACCTGAAGACCACGGGCGAGCCGAACTACATCGAGGGCATCCTCGAGGGCGGCACGCTGGAAGGCGAGGGCGGCGCCGAAGGCGGTGCGGCTGGCGAGGCCGGTGGCGAGGCCGATCCGATGTACGACCAGGCGGTGCAAGTGGTGCTGAAAAATCGCCGGGCGTCGATTTCGCTGGTGCAGCGTCACCTGCGCATCGGCTACAACCGCGCGGCGCGCCTGCTGGAACAAATGGAAAATAGCGGCGTGGTTTCGGCCATGCAATCGAACGGCAACCGCGACATCCTGGTGCCCGCTGCCAGCGCAGAATAAGGAAAGCAATATGATGCAATTGAAGAAATCGGCTGCCCTGTTGGCCGTGGCCGGCGCACTGTTCGCCGGCTCGGTCCACGCCAGCGCGCTGGAACAGTTCAAATCGTTCGTGGCGTCCACCAAGGCCGCCAAGGGCGAGTTCACCCAGCGCCAAGTCAAGGGCGAGGGCAGCGCCAAGGCCAAGCCGACGCCACCGTCGAGCGGCACGTTTTTGTTCGCCCGCCCCGGCAAGTTCATCTGGACTTATACCAAGCCGTACGAGCAGGTGCTGCAGGCTGATGGCGAGCAGCTCTACATCTTCGACAAGGACCTGAACCAGGTCACCACCAAGAAACTCGGCGACGCGCTGGGTTCGTCGCCGGCCTCCATCCTGTTCGGCAGCAACGACCTGGAAAAGAGTTTTACCTTGTCGGAAGCGGGCACGCGCGATGGTCTCGAGTGGCTCAAAGCCGTACCGAAAGCCAAGGATTCGAGCTTCGAACAAATCACCATCGGTCTGCGCAACGGCTTGCCGGAGGCGATGGAACTGAAAGACTCGTTCGGCCAGACGTCGGTGCTGGCGCTGTCGAAAATCGAAAAGAATCCGGCCTTGACGGCCACCAGCTTCAAGTTCGTGATGCCCAAGGGCGCGGACGTGTTCAACAACTAGGTAGCAGGGCGCTGCCAGTCGTTCAGCGTCGCACATCTCAACACCATGGCAGACCTCTTCACCAACGAACCCCGCCAACCGCTGGCCGAAGCGCTGCGCCCCAAGACCCTCGATGAGGTGATCGGCCAGCGCCACCTGCTGGGGCCTGGCAAGCCGCTGCGGCTGGCTTTCGAATCGGGCCAGCCCCACTCGATGATCCTGTGGGGCCCGCCTGGCGTGGGCAAGACCACGCTGGCGCGCCTGACCGCCAACGCTTTCGATTGCGAATTCATCGCCTTGTCGGCCGTGTT
This is a stretch of genomic DNA from Duganella zoogloeoides. It encodes these proteins:
- a CDS encoding DNA translocase FtsK; the encoded protein is MSSKKVQERSSKSGAGAGTTSSAASANGYKRTPTERQPLPNRLVKLLSEARWLALAVLGLYFVLILASYNKLDPGWSHETLVPKVTNLGGRAGAWLSDLLLYIFGISAWWWAFCVLRYVWQGYRSLTQKFVMTKPAEPEHAQEPLIRGIGFVLLFVGSVGLEYLRLGSLTRHAELPRVSGGVLGELIGHSAHVAFGFTGATLLLLLLFGLGFSLFFQVSWLALAERIGFTIESGIVWFIQRYQYREDRRQGEVAAVKREETVVIERAKHVEKHPVAAPIVKIEPQVVTVVKSERVEKERQASLFQDLNGNPQLPTLSLLDEAPEVQETVAVETLEFTSRLIEKKLSDFGVEAKVVAAYPGPVVTRYEIEPATGVKGSQIVGLARDLARSLSLTSIRVVETIPGKNFMALELPNAKRQIVRLSEIVGSKVYNDNPSPLTVALGKDIAGKAVVADLAKMPHLLVAGTTGSGKSVGINATILSLLYKSDPADVRMILIDPKMLEMSVYEGIPHLLAPVVTDMRQAGHALNWAVNEMERRYKLMSKLGVRNLAGYNAKIAEATKREEHIPNPFSLTPDSPEPLEKLPTIVIIIDELADLMMVVGKKVEELIARIAQKARAAGLHLILATQRPSVDVITGLIKANIPTRIAFQVSSKIDSRTILDQMGAETLLGMGDMLYMPPGTGLPVRVHGAFVSDEEVHRVVAHLKTTGEPNYIEGILEGGTLEGEGGAEGGAAGEAGGEADPMYDQAVQVVLKNRRASISLVQRHLRIGYNRAARLLEQMENSGVVSAMQSNGNRDILVPAASAE
- the lolA gene encoding outer membrane lipoprotein chaperone LolA gives rise to the protein MMQLKKSAALLAVAGALFAGSVHASALEQFKSFVASTKAAKGEFTQRQVKGEGSAKAKPTPPSSGTFLFARPGKFIWTYTKPYEQVLQADGEQLYIFDKDLNQVTTKKLGDALGSSPASILFGSNDLEKSFTLSEAGTRDGLEWLKAVPKAKDSSFEQITIGLRNGLPEAMELKDSFGQTSVLALSKIEKNPALTATSFKFVMPKGADVFNN